GTCGTCCCGGCGAGCTTGCCCGCCTCATCGCGGGCCATTTCGGCATAATAACGGAAGATCGGCGCACAATTGGCGAGTTCGCCTATCGCCTCGGGGTAGGGCTTGCCCATCTCGCGGCTCATCAGGATGGCGCAGTCTGTGTGGTCCGTGGTCTCGATCCGGTTGGCCAGCGCATGCAAAACGCCCGCGCGGGATTTAGCATCCACCTGCGCCCATTCTTTTTGAGCCGTGCCGACAGTGGCCAAGGCCCTGTCCATCTCCGCCGCAGTCACCTCGCCGCGTTGGCCAACCACCGCCAAAGTGGCGGGGTCGATCACATCATGCGCGTCCCCGGAACTGGCGTGAAAGCCGGGCGAGATATAGAAGCGAGGGGTCAGGGGGGCGGCCATGGCAGGCTCCTTTTCACGCCGCGATCAGCGGATCATGTAAACCTTTTTGATGGTGTCGTGCACGGTGCAGACGCCCTTCCAATCCTTGGGAAAAAACGCCGCCGTGTCGGGGGTGATTTCGATCACATCGCCACCCATGTGCACATAGGTGCAGCGCCCCTCCAAGAAATGGCAAAACTCGTCGCTGGTCACGTGGCAGTCCCATTTGCCCGGCGTGCAGATCCACAAGCCACATTCGGATTGCCCATCCGGCCCCTTGTGCAGCACGCGGCCCGAGACATGGCTGGTGCCTTCGATCATCGTGGGGATGGTGCCCCAATCGACCACATCGGTGATCTCAAGGGGGTTTCTCATAACGGGAGTTTTCATCGGATATCCTCAGCTCAGCATGTAAATGTTGCGGATGGTCTCGTGCACTTCGGCCTCGCCGGACCACCCTTCGGGGAAGAGAACGCAGGTGCCGGGGGTGACTTCGATCGCCTCTCCGTCATCCGAACGATAGGTGGCGCGGCCACTCACGAAATGACAAAACTCATCGCGCGGCAGGCTGAGGCGCCAGCGGCCCGGCGTGCAATCCCAGATGCCCGTTTCGGGAATATTGCCCGGCCCTTTGTGCAAAAGCCGCCCGGTGGAATGGGACGCCCCCGCCAGCGCATCGGGCTGCACCCCCCAATCCATGAGATCATCATAGGTCGTGGCCCCGTGAATATGCGGCGCAGAGGATTTGAGATCAGTCACCCCACCAACCCCGCCAGAAGGCGCGCGGCCTTTGCCGGGCCATTGCTGCCCTGCATATGAAGCGAGATTTTATCCAAGCGCGCCTGCATCCGGTCATCATTCAGGCAGGTCTCGATCTTGGCAATCAGCTCCTCCGGCGTCCATTCATAGCGGTCCGAGCGGAAGCCATAGCCCGTCTCCTGCACGCGCATCGCGTTGTCATGCCCGTCCCAGACATAGGGCATGATGATCGCGGGCTTGCCGAAATAGAGACATTCGGTGAAGGAGTTGTTGCCACCGTGATGGATCACCGCATCGACCTGCGGAATGACAGAGGGCTGCGGATACCAGCTTTGGATCACCACATTGTCAGGAATATCGTCATAGGCGTCCATATAATCGCCCACATTGACCAGCGCGCGGTAGCGCGATTTGCCGATCAGCGTGATCAGGCGCTTGAGCAGATCGGTGTCGCCCGCCCCAAGGCTGCCGAAGGAGATGTAGAGCAGCGGGCCGTCATTATTGGCCTTGAAAATGGGCACCTCGTAAGGCTCATCTTGGCGCACGCAGCCTTCCAGATATTGGAACCGTGCCGGGTCCAGAGGATGTTCGCGGGTGTAGGTCAGCGGCTCAGGATAGAGCATCAGGTTGAGATGCGGGGAGGCCTCGAAAAACTCGCCCAGCTTGTAGGGCGCCTCGTTATTCTCGGCCAGAAAGCTGTTGAAATCGGCGTGGATGGGCGCAATCACCTCCTCGAACCTGGCGCGGAAGGCGGCGTGGCCGGCGCGGTCCTCCTCGCCCATGCCCGACAGATGCGGCGGGATCGCGGGGTCCTCAATCTCGTTCTCCGAGCAACTGATGATGCGCACCCACGGCACGCCGAATTGCTTGATCGCGGGGAAAAGGATCACGTTGTCCACGGCGATCACATCGGGCTTGATGCGTGCCAGAACACCGGGCAAATCCTTTTGCGCCCATTTAGCGCTGTCCACGATCGCCTCCCAACATTCCTTCACGTAATTGTCGATCTGATCAATCGGCGCCTTGGCAAAGTTGGGGATATGCCCGTTGATGAAATCCTCCCAGAATTTCGCCATCTCCTCGGGCGGCATCGGCTCCGAGAGGGCCACGGGATGCGCCTCGAACCCGTATCCCTCGTAGATCTCGACGAAGCCGGGGTCCGACAGGAAGACCGCCTTATG
The nucleotide sequence above comes from Roseovarius carneus. Encoded proteins:
- a CDS encoding cupin domain-containing protein, giving the protein MKTPVMRNPLEITDVVDWGTIPTMIEGTSHVSGRVLHKGPDGQSECGLWICTPGKWDCHVTSDEFCHFLEGRCTYVHMGGDVIEITPDTAAFFPKDWKGVCTVHDTIKKVYMIR
- a CDS encoding cupin domain-containing protein encodes the protein MTDLKSSAPHIHGATTYDDLMDWGVQPDALAGASHSTGRLLHKGPGNIPETGIWDCTPGRWRLSLPRDEFCHFVSGRATYRSDDGEAIEVTPGTCVLFPEGWSGEAEVHETIRNIYMLS
- a CDS encoding glycosyltransferase is translated as MTPKTFAFFPEAAFGPALNSVGIAQAITKMGHKAVFLSDPGFVEIYEGYGFEAHPVALSEPMPPEEMAKFWEDFINGHIPNFAKAPIDQIDNYVKECWEAIVDSAKWAQKDLPGVLARIKPDVIAVDNVILFPAIKQFGVPWVRIISCSENEIEDPAIPPHLSGMGEEDRAGHAAFRARFEEVIAPIHADFNSFLAENNEAPYKLGEFFEASPHLNLMLYPEPLTYTREHPLDPARFQYLEGCVRQDEPYEVPIFKANNDGPLLYISFGSLGAGDTDLLKRLITLIGKSRYRALVNVGDYMDAYDDIPDNVVIQSWYPQPSVIPQVDAVIHHGGNNSFTECLYFGKPAIIMPYVWDGHDNAMRVQETGYGFRSDRYEWTPEELIAKIETCLNDDRMQARLDKISLHMQGSNGPAKAARLLAGLVG